The Methanothermobacter sp. sequence CTTGTGTCTGGCCCCCCTAAGAAGCATTTCAATGGCTTCTCTTGCAACCATAAGATTTTCGAACTCACCTATTAGTGCAACAGTCTTACCATAAACTGAAATGTCAACACCTGTCATTTCATGGATTATTTGACGTGTTATACCACCACGTCCTATTATCCTGCCTTTTTGTCTTGCTATGGCCTTCTTGGATTTGCCCACATAATCTGGTATGTTTATAATATCGAGGGTTATATTGTCATGTATAAGACGCATTGCAATCTCTGGATTGAAACCTCTACCTATAGCCTTGACAATATTCCGCGCTTTCCAAGGGGAAAGGGGATCATCAAGCTTTTCATCAGGTATTATAGTCACAGCACCCGTTTCACTATCAATATTAAGCCTAGTCTGTGTTAACTTCTCTATACGCTCTTTAACTTCCCCCTTTTTCCCGATGAGAACCCCTA is a genomic window containing:
- a CDS encoding KH domain-containing protein; amino-acid sequence: MAVEEYLKIPKERIGVLIGKKGEVKERIEKLTQTRLNIDSETGAVTIIPDEKLDDPLSPWKARNIVKAIGRGFNPEIAMRLIHDNITLDIINIPDYVGKSKKAIARQKGRIIGRGGITRQIIHEMTGVDISVYGKTVALIGEFENLMVAREAIEMLLRGARHKSVYSFLEKKKQELEMKEFEERVNIR